From Streptomyces sp. CMB-StM0423, a single genomic window includes:
- a CDS encoding SpoIIE family protein phosphatase, whose product MLRAEVIVAVSVGYLVLLFAVAFYADRRADAGRSLINNGTVYALSIAVYETAWALYGNVGGAATTGIGFLGLYLGPVIMFALGWPVLRRIIRISRRHRVTSLADFVSARYGKSAVLGGLVTIMAVVGITPYISLQLKAVSNTFEIIRRYPEITAPSELGQVPLLEDTGLYAALLLAAFTILFGTRHLDTAERHEGLVAAVAFESVVKLAALLTVGIFVTFWMFQGFDDLFSRAAHADFTQLFTLQGHTSYGTWVWFIVLSMLSIVLLPRQWQVTFVENVDEKHLKRAMWLFPLYLLANTFFVLPLAAGGLLRLGKATDADTYVLALPMVAGQQALALFVFIGGLSAATAMIAVETIALSTMVSNSLVMPLLLRGRSRLTRRDDLTGLVLGIRRTAIVLILLLGYAYFRLAGEGRALTAFGLVSFAAVAQFAPAILGGLFWKDGTRRGVLVGLVAGFVMWAYTLLLPSFAESGLLPASFLHEGPLGIGPLRPQQLFGLSGMDPIGHAMFWSALVNIGGYVAVSLADRPNAAERAQAVQYVDILAEPAGERRWQARATVGALQTMLERFLGREGAERAVRAYPGTRPDSPEAEASPELIHHAEAQLSGSVGAASARLVVDAVVGQEPVRTDEVMEMIGEASQRVELVRRRLEFLYDATSSIGTTLDVTHTAEELAQVSVRGFADHVTVDLPEAVLRGDEPGVTGSRAGDSGPRIRRTAVSGIRDDNPFFPIGDLITFAPSSPPARSIETGQAILVPRLRDSPGWREVDHARAARILDYGVHSLITAPLRARGVLLGVVHFWRSEKPEPFEQDDLSLAAELAVHAAVSLDNARRYTREHGMAVALQRSLLPRTLPEQNAVEVAHRYLPAQEGVGGDWFDVIPLSGARVALVMGDVVGHGLHAAATMGRLRTAVHSFSSLDPPPHELLGHLDELATLTDQEAVAVGGETTITGATCLYAVYDSVTHRCTIARAGHPAPALARPDGTVEFPDVPSGLPLGIGGLPFESVELHLPENSRLVLFTDGLVERRDQDIDTGLDLLRQTLARADQTPEETCDAVLDALLPPVQSDDIALLVARTRVLGSGNVAQWDVESDPAAVHRVRAAVSTLLAEWELENLRENTELILSELLTNAMRYGVGPIKVRLLRDHTLTCEVYDHSLTSPHLRYAATMDEGGRGLFLVAQLTARWGTRYTQDGKVIWAEQATPETPGN is encoded by the coding sequence GTGCTCCGGGCCGAGGTCATCGTCGCTGTTTCGGTGGGGTACCTCGTTCTGCTCTTCGCTGTGGCCTTCTACGCCGATCGGAGGGCGGACGCCGGCCGGAGCCTGATCAACAACGGCACGGTCTACGCCCTGTCAATCGCGGTGTACGAAACCGCATGGGCGCTCTACGGCAACGTGGGCGGGGCCGCCACGACCGGTATCGGCTTCCTGGGCCTCTATCTGGGTCCAGTGATCATGTTCGCGCTCGGCTGGCCGGTATTGCGCAGGATCATCCGGATCAGCCGGCGGCATCGGGTCACTTCACTGGCCGACTTCGTCTCCGCCCGCTATGGCAAGAGCGCGGTGCTGGGCGGTCTGGTCACGATCATGGCCGTGGTAGGGATTACTCCCTACATCTCGCTCCAGCTCAAAGCGGTCTCCAACACCTTTGAGATCATTCGCCGGTATCCCGAGATCACCGCTCCCTCGGAGCTGGGCCAGGTTCCGCTGCTTGAGGACACCGGGCTGTACGCGGCGCTGCTGCTCGCCGCGTTCACCATCCTCTTCGGCACCCGCCACCTGGACACCGCAGAACGCCACGAGGGTCTGGTCGCCGCCGTCGCGTTCGAGTCCGTGGTCAAGCTCGCGGCGCTCCTCACGGTCGGGATCTTTGTGACCTTCTGGATGTTCCAGGGGTTCGACGACCTGTTCTCCCGGGCAGCGCATGCCGACTTCACCCAACTGTTCACCCTGCAAGGGCACACCAGCTATGGCACGTGGGTCTGGTTCATCGTGCTGTCCATGCTGTCGATCGTGCTGCTGCCCCGGCAGTGGCAGGTCACCTTCGTCGAGAACGTCGACGAGAAGCACCTCAAACGCGCGATGTGGCTGTTCCCGCTGTACCTGCTCGCGAACACCTTCTTCGTGCTTCCGCTCGCAGCCGGCGGCCTTCTGCGGCTCGGAAAGGCCACCGACGCCGACACCTATGTGCTGGCCCTCCCGATGGTCGCGGGCCAGCAGGCACTGGCGCTGTTCGTCTTCATCGGCGGCCTCAGCGCGGCCACCGCCATGATCGCCGTCGAGACCATCGCGCTCAGCACCATGGTGTCCAACTCGCTCGTGATGCCGCTGCTGCTGCGCGGCAGGTCCCGGCTGACCCGTCGGGACGATCTCACCGGCCTGGTACTGGGCATCCGCCGAACGGCCATCGTGCTGATTCTGCTCCTCGGCTACGCGTACTTTCGACTCGCGGGCGAGGGGCGGGCGCTGACGGCGTTCGGACTGGTGTCGTTCGCGGCCGTGGCACAGTTCGCGCCCGCGATCCTCGGCGGCCTGTTCTGGAAGGACGGCACCCGCCGGGGTGTGCTGGTGGGTCTTGTGGCGGGGTTCGTCATGTGGGCATACACCTTGCTGCTGCCGAGCTTTGCCGAGTCCGGGCTGCTGCCCGCCTCGTTCTTGCATGAGGGCCCGCTCGGCATTGGGCCGCTCCGGCCGCAGCAGTTGTTCGGCCTTTCGGGAATGGACCCGATCGGCCATGCGATGTTCTGGAGCGCGCTGGTGAACATCGGCGGGTATGTCGCCGTCTCACTCGCCGACCGGCCGAATGCCGCCGAGCGGGCGCAGGCGGTGCAGTACGTCGACATCCTCGCGGAGCCCGCCGGAGAACGGCGCTGGCAGGCCCGTGCCACGGTCGGCGCCCTGCAGACGATGCTGGAGCGCTTCCTCGGGCGGGAGGGCGCCGAGCGGGCGGTGCGCGCCTACCCGGGGACGAGGCCCGACTCACCGGAAGCCGAGGCGTCCCCGGAGCTGATCCATCACGCGGAAGCCCAGCTCTCCGGCTCTGTCGGCGCGGCATCCGCGCGGCTCGTGGTCGACGCGGTGGTCGGACAGGAACCGGTCCGCACCGATGAAGTGATGGAGATGATCGGCGAGGCGTCGCAGCGGGTCGAGCTGGTACGGCGACGGCTGGAGTTCCTCTACGACGCGACCAGCAGCATCGGAACCACCCTCGATGTGACGCATACGGCCGAGGAGCTGGCCCAGGTCTCGGTCCGGGGCTTCGCCGACCATGTCACCGTCGACCTGCCCGAGGCCGTGCTGCGCGGTGACGAACCGGGGGTGACCGGCAGCCGCGCCGGCGACAGCGGCCCGCGGATACGGCGCACGGCCGTCAGCGGTATCCGTGACGACAACCCCTTCTTCCCCATCGGCGACCTGATCACTTTCGCGCCGTCCTCGCCACCCGCCCGCAGCATCGAGACAGGGCAGGCGATCCTGGTACCCCGGCTGCGTGACTCCCCGGGGTGGCGGGAGGTGGATCACGCACGGGCCGCACGCATCCTGGACTACGGAGTTCACTCGCTCATCACGGCGCCGCTGCGCGCCCGCGGTGTGCTGCTGGGGGTCGTCCACTTCTGGCGCTCGGAGAAACCCGAGCCCTTCGAGCAGGACGATCTCTCCCTCGCGGCAGAACTGGCCGTCCACGCCGCCGTATCCCTCGACAACGCACGCCGCTACACCCGCGAGCACGGCATGGCCGTGGCCCTTCAGCGCAGCCTGCTGCCCCGCACCCTGCCAGAACAGAACGCCGTCGAAGTCGCCCACCGCTACCTCCCCGCACAGGAAGGCGTCGGCGGCGACTGGTTCGACGTGATCCCCCTGTCCGGCGCCCGCGTCGCCCTGGTGATGGGCGACGTCGTCGGACACGGACTGCACGCCGCCGCCACCATGGGGCGGCTGCGCACCGCAGTACACAGCTTCTCCTCCCTCGATCCACCACCCCACGAACTCCTCGGCCACCTCGACGAACTGGCCACCCTCACCGACCAGGAAGCCGTCGCCGTCGGCGGCGAGACCACCATCACCGGCGCCACCTGCCTGTACGCCGTCTACGACTCCGTGACCCACCGCTGCACCATCGCCAGAGCCGGCCACCCGGCACCGGCCCTCGCACGCCCCGACGGCACCGTGGAATTCCCGGACGTCCCCTCGGGTCTCCCCCTCGGCATCGGCGGACTGCCCTTCGAATCCGTCGAACTGCACCTGCCGGAGAACAGCAGACTCGTCCTGTTCACCGACGGCCTCGTCGAACGCCGCGACCAGGACATCGATACCGGACTCGACCTACTCCGCCAGACCCTCGCACGCGCCGATCAGACCCCAGAGGAGACCTGCGACGCCGTACTCGACGCACTCCTCCCGCCCGTCCAGAGCGACGACATCGCACTGCTCGTCGCCCGAACACGCGTACTGGGGAGCGGAAACGTCGCCCAGTGGGACGTCGAGTCAGACCCCGCAGCCGTCCACCGCGTACGCGCCGCCGTCTCCACACTCCTCGCAGAATGGGAACTGGAGAACCTCCGGGAGAACACCGAGCTGATCCTCAGCGAACTTCTCACCAACGCCATGCGCTACGGCGTCGGGCCCATCAAGGTACGGCTGCTGCGCGACCACACGCTCACCTGCGAGGTCTACGACCACAGCCTCACCTCACCACACCTGCGCTACGCCGCCACCATGGACGAAGGCGGACGAGGTCTCTTCCTCGTCGCCCAGCTCACCGCACGCTGGGGAACCCGCTACACCCAGGACGGCAAAGTCATCTGGGCCGAACAGGCCACACCGGAGACACCCGGCAACTGA
- the soxR gene encoding redox-sensitive transcriptional activator SoxR: MDKPPFDAKELTVGQLAARSGVAVTALHFYEGKGLIRSRRTPGNQRRYTRDTLRRVAFIRTAQRVGIPLRTVAEALRTLPDERTPTQEDWARLSAAWRDELDIRIDQMVRLRDRLTDCIGCGCLSLERCLLRNRDDRLGDTGPGPRRLLTRRLAQETRVPPAG, encoded by the coding sequence ATGGACAAGCCCCCCTTCGACGCGAAGGAGCTCACGGTCGGCCAGCTCGCCGCCCGCTCCGGCGTCGCCGTCACCGCCCTGCACTTCTACGAGGGCAAGGGCCTCATCCGCAGTCGCCGCACCCCCGGCAACCAGCGCCGCTACACCCGGGACACGCTGCGCCGGGTGGCGTTCATCCGCACCGCGCAGCGGGTCGGCATCCCCCTGCGCACGGTCGCCGAGGCGCTGCGGACGCTCCCCGACGAGCGCACGCCGACGCAGGAGGACTGGGCGCGGCTGTCGGCGGCGTGGCGCGACGAACTCGACATCCGCATCGACCAGATGGTGCGGCTGCGGGACCGGCTGACCGACTGCATCGGCTGCGGCTGCCTGTCGCTGGAGCGCTGCCTGCTCCGCAACCGCGACGACCGCCTCGGCGACACGGGACCCGGCCCGCGCCGGCTCCTCACCCGCCGGCTGGCCCAGGAGACCCGGGTGCCGCCGGCGGGCTGA
- a CDS encoding SRPBCC family protein, translating to MTGDDHATEAPREAPRPTGVLKRTADGHDLVLSRTFRTPAADVWSWLTEPERTVRWFGQWEGDAAPGRTVRVQMAYEDGAPWSDLRVDVCEAPHRLAVSMVDEAGDWRMEALLAEAGGGTRLDLIHHLASVEGVGEVGPGWEYYLDLLVAAHDGAAGTAAPSFDDYYPAQRDYFTSLT from the coding sequence GTGACCGGCGACGACCACGCAACCGAAGCCCCCCGCGAAGCCCCCCGGCCCACCGGCGTACTCAAGCGCACCGCGGACGGGCACGACCTCGTGCTCAGCCGCACGTTCCGCACCCCCGCCGCCGACGTCTGGTCCTGGCTCACCGAACCCGAGCGCACCGTCCGCTGGTTCGGCCAGTGGGAGGGCGACGCCGCGCCCGGCCGCACGGTCCGGGTGCAGATGGCGTACGAGGACGGTGCGCCCTGGTCCGACCTGCGCGTCGACGTGTGCGAAGCGCCGCACCGCCTGGCCGTGTCCATGGTCGACGAGGCCGGCGACTGGCGCATGGAGGCGCTGCTCGCGGAGGCCGGCGGCGGGACGCGGCTGGACCTGATCCACCACCTCGCGTCCGTCGAGGGCGTCGGCGAGGTCGGCCCCGGCTGGGAGTACTACCTGGACCTGCTCGTCGCCGCGCACGACGGCGCCGCGGGCACCGCGGCGCCGTCGTTCGACGACTACTACCCGGCGCAGCGGGACTACTTCACCTCGCTGACCTGA
- the sigJ gene encoding RNA polymerase sigma factor SigJ → MEATRALSDADWRAHRPAVFGAAYRILGSVAEAEDVTQDVWLRAAEADLAEVRDLRAWLVTVAARTSYNVLKSARVRREAYVGPWLPEPLPTGPDAAAQVLVDESVGTAMLVLMERLAPAERVAFVLHDVFDFPFARVADVLGATPAAARKLASRARGRVRAAGRQPHASRAETERVLRAFKAAAEAGDMAGLVALLHPDAVYVGDGGGKATAARRPVRGAETIALLAVRSVRIARPDAVRLVEVNGQPALAVYRDGVPVWLDTVDVAGGRLTAIRRLANPDKLGPVAALGHI, encoded by the coding sequence GTGGAGGCCACCCGGGCGTTGAGCGACGCGGACTGGCGGGCGCACCGGCCCGCCGTGTTCGGCGCCGCCTACCGGATCCTCGGGTCGGTCGCCGAGGCCGAGGACGTGACGCAGGACGTGTGGCTGCGGGCCGCCGAGGCGGATCTGGCGGAGGTGCGGGACCTGCGCGCCTGGCTGGTGACCGTCGCCGCGCGGACCTCGTACAACGTGCTGAAGTCCGCCCGCGTCCGGCGGGAGGCGTACGTCGGGCCCTGGCTGCCCGAGCCGCTGCCGACCGGGCCCGACGCCGCCGCGCAGGTGCTGGTGGACGAGTCGGTCGGCACGGCGATGCTCGTGCTGATGGAGCGGCTGGCGCCCGCCGAGCGGGTCGCGTTCGTGCTGCACGACGTCTTCGACTTCCCCTTCGCCCGCGTCGCCGACGTGCTCGGCGCCACCCCCGCCGCCGCCCGCAAGCTCGCCTCCCGGGCGCGCGGCCGGGTGCGGGCGGCCGGGCGGCAGCCGCACGCCTCCCGGGCCGAGACCGAGCGCGTGCTGCGGGCGTTCAAGGCCGCCGCCGAGGCGGGCGACATGGCCGGGCTGGTGGCGCTGCTGCACCCGGACGCCGTGTACGTCGGCGACGGCGGCGGCAAGGCGACGGCCGCGCGCCGGCCGGTGCGCGGGGCGGAGACGATCGCGCTGCTCGCGGTCCGTTCGGTACGGATCGCGCGCCCCGACGCCGTACGCCTCGTCGAGGTCAACGGGCAGCCCGCGCTCGCGGTGTACCGCGACGGCGTGCCCGTCTGGCTGGACACCGTGGACGTCGCCGGCGGCCGCCTCACCGCGATCCGCCGGCTCGCCAACCCCGACAAGCTCGGCCCCGTCGCCGCCCTCGGTCACATCTGA
- a CDS encoding Rid family hydrolase, translating into MSTVTFGVAPGYGEKLNKALGYSGAVRVGDRVEISGQAGVDDDLVIPDSLADEIIRAFDNVERTLASVGATWKDVIHVNSYHKVAPGEDVIGPDHNDVMAEQFRRRLGGRAPIWTETGVTVLGLAAMRVEIRVTAIVGSGD; encoded by the coding sequence ATGAGCACCGTCACCTTCGGCGTCGCTCCGGGCTACGGCGAGAAGCTGAACAAGGCCCTCGGCTACAGCGGGGCCGTCCGCGTCGGCGACCGGGTCGAGATCTCCGGCCAGGCCGGGGTGGACGACGACCTGGTCATCCCCGACTCGCTGGCGGACGAGATCATCCGGGCCTTCGACAACGTCGAGCGCACGCTCGCCTCGGTCGGCGCCACCTGGAAGGACGTCATCCACGTCAACTCGTACCACAAGGTCGCACCGGGTGAGGACGTCATCGGTCCCGACCACAACGACGTCATGGCTGAGCAGTTCCGCCGTCGCCTCGGCGGCCGCGCGCCGATCTGGACCGAGACCGGCGTCACGGTCCTCGGCCTCGCCGCCATGCGCGTGGAGATCCGCGTCACCGCCATCGTCGGCTCCGGGGACTGA
- a CDS encoding MarR family winged helix-turn-helix transcriptional regulator, whose protein sequence is MSSTEGPMSGTGEDEDDAELRWLDEQEKAAWTGLISLVLLLPGKLEPPLRQEHGLTLFEYLVLSHLSEAPRRKLRMGELAFLASGSLSRLSNVVKRCEQRGWIVRTPDPADGRYTLAELTDAGFGIVQQAAPTHLRSVRRIVLDSLNTADQKALTRIAEKLRIVPDGLG, encoded by the coding sequence ATGAGCAGCACGGAAGGGCCCATGAGCGGCACGGGCGAAGACGAGGACGACGCGGAGCTGCGCTGGCTCGACGAGCAGGAGAAGGCGGCGTGGACGGGGCTGATCTCCCTCGTCCTGCTGCTGCCCGGCAAGCTGGAGCCGCCGCTGCGGCAGGAGCACGGCCTGACCCTGTTCGAGTACCTCGTGCTCAGCCATCTCTCCGAGGCCCCGCGGCGCAAACTGCGGATGGGCGAGCTGGCCTTCCTCGCCAGCGGGTCGCTCTCCCGCCTGTCCAACGTCGTCAAGCGCTGTGAGCAGCGCGGCTGGATCGTACGGACACCCGACCCGGCCGACGGCCGTTACACCCTCGCGGAACTCACCGACGCCGGCTTCGGCATCGTGCAGCAGGCGGCGCCCACCCACCTGCGCTCCGTACGCCGCATCGTCCTCGACTCGCTCAACACGGCCGACCAGAAGGCCCTCACCCGCATCGCGGAGAAACTCCGCATCGTCCCCGACGGCCTGGGCTGA
- a CDS encoding NAD(P)-dependent oxidoreductase: protein MSAKSAVTVLGLGPMGRALAGAFVAAGVRTTVWNRTPGRDTELVERGALRAASAAEAVAASDLTVVCVVDYDASDAVLRREDVAAALKGRTVANLSADTPTRARDAAAWAADQGIRYLDGSIMTPTFTIGTPDGVFIYSGPKDLYDEHRPVLAALGGAHTHLGEDVGRAAAYDVALLDIFWTTMAGCAHALAVARAEGVSPAELAPFAKGIGAILPEAIEEMAAGVAAEEYSGETNPITSSASSMKHIIATSESHGIDAGVMRAAAGQAQRVIGLGYGTDGFIRITELVAGRLKPVAD from the coding sequence ATGTCCGCAAAGTCTGCCGTCACGGTCCTCGGGCTGGGCCCGATGGGACGGGCCCTGGCCGGCGCGTTCGTCGCCGCCGGGGTGCGTACGACGGTCTGGAACCGGACGCCGGGCCGGGACACCGAGCTGGTCGAGCGGGGCGCGCTGCGCGCGGCGTCGGCCGCGGAGGCGGTGGCCGCGAGCGACCTGACCGTGGTGTGCGTCGTGGACTACGACGCCTCCGACGCGGTGCTGCGGCGCGAGGACGTCGCCGCCGCGCTGAAGGGGCGTACGGTCGCGAACCTCAGCGCCGACACCCCCACGCGGGCCCGCGACGCCGCGGCCTGGGCCGCGGACCAGGGGATCCGCTACCTCGACGGCTCGATCATGACGCCGACGTTCACCATCGGCACACCGGACGGGGTGTTCATCTACAGCGGCCCGAAGGACCTCTACGACGAGCACCGGCCGGTGCTCGCCGCGCTGGGCGGCGCCCACACCCACCTCGGCGAGGACGTCGGCCGGGCCGCCGCGTACGACGTGGCGCTGCTGGACATCTTCTGGACCACGATGGCGGGCTGCGCGCACGCGCTGGCCGTCGCGCGGGCGGAGGGGGTCAGCCCGGCCGAGCTGGCGCCGTTCGCGAAGGGCATCGGCGCGATCCTGCCGGAGGCCATCGAGGAGATGGCCGCGGGGGTGGCGGCGGAGGAGTACTCCGGGGAGACCAACCCGATCACGTCGTCCGCGTCGTCGATGAAGCACATCATCGCGACCTCGGAGAGCCACGGCATCGACGCCGGGGTGATGCGGGCGGCGGCAGGGCAGGCGCAGCGGGTCATCGGGCTGGGGTACGGGACGGACGGGTTCATCCGCATCACGGAGCTGGTCGCGGGCCGGCTGAAGCCGGTGGCGGACTGA
- a CDS encoding winged helix-turn-helix transcriptional regulator — protein sequence MTRKLAQDTNVCGVTAAIAVIDGKWKTTLLWLLETRPHRPGELVRRLPGLTEKVLTQALREMEGDGLVHREVHEGLPLKTVYSLTGFGRDLSVALGPLSDWGHRRLDNLTGAAVAP from the coding sequence ATGACGCGCAAGCTCGCTCAGGACACGAACGTCTGCGGTGTGACCGCCGCGATCGCCGTGATCGACGGCAAGTGGAAGACGACCCTGCTCTGGCTGCTGGAGACCCGCCCCCACCGCCCCGGCGAACTGGTCCGCCGGCTGCCCGGTCTCACCGAGAAGGTGCTGACGCAGGCGCTGCGCGAGATGGAGGGCGACGGTCTGGTGCACCGCGAGGTGCACGAGGGACTGCCGCTGAAGACGGTCTACTCCCTCACCGGCTTCGGCCGCGACCTCTCCGTGGCGCTGGGCCCGCTGTCCGACTGGGGCCACCGCCGTCTTGACAACCTCACCGGAGCCGCGGTGGCTCCCTGA
- a CDS encoding helix-turn-helix transcriptional regulator, giving the protein MTVTVLRPAEAPVLVGRARELGALVDAVTRSPSVAMVEGEAGIGKTRLIREALRDPAVRGRRVLLGGCRPLREPFPYGPVFDLLRHLAGGLPPALNPVCGALRAYLPELADRLPPAPELLSDLRARRHRLFRAVRALLDAAGETVMVVEDLHWTDDGTRDLLRFLVDDPPDGLSAVLSYRREDLPGSGLPLGRAYRQPPGTTAVVIPLRPLDVHGVRGMFTALTGSAESSDAFTAELHRRTAGIPFVVEEVVRALPTAEHDAQHGTEQAAFARMPVPTRLQEAVADRVSVLSPAAADAVRAASVLRVPAGEALIAAVVRGTPGQPAAPADSAAVREALRAGVLHEWGEDRYGFRHALAQQAVYAGLLGPDRHRLHRQAMRALAAEDPQPLIQLAYHARHGGEPAQWQRYAEAAACSAREMGDLALAVGVLEELLSDGRLGRPECARIAVDLSRDAVVGLTHHRATALLHDIVRDGHIPEAVRGEIRLNLGLLLYNQAGRYEEGRVNTEVAVAELHARPALAARGMAALAMPSWGDHPRQVYEAWIARAEALVAHESDPAVRTAVRGNHLALRMSLGDPAVRAEADGLIAGSGPGTHRRQVARACGNFADAATCLGHYRAAQRYRAEGRRLAAECGAAFLEGIVEGTALRLEWYAGRWRGLAERCRHTLDAVQGVSSIAADAHLVLGLLASALGEWDEAAAELAAAGLADPRNAPAPVLATAAGAMTRLLAARGEPERARAEAERGLARIRRKDIWPWAGDLAPPAVTALVRAGELRAAEEVTAELAAGIAGRDAPLAAAALPACRGIVAAGHGRAEEAAVLFTAAQRAYGALPQPYSAARAGEAAARCRLPAAAGPEPARELAALAQQFTDLGAIRDAARCRRVLRGHNVPLPSRRGRRGYGDQLSPREREVARLVALGRTNREIADVLYLSPRTVEQHVAKLLRKLHVGSRSEVAEAAGRADAAGRPDAAPRPGAGN; this is encoded by the coding sequence ATGACCGTGACCGTTCTGCGCCCCGCGGAAGCGCCTGTGCTGGTCGGCCGGGCACGGGAGTTGGGCGCGCTCGTGGATGCCGTCACCCGGTCCCCGTCCGTGGCGATGGTCGAGGGCGAGGCCGGGATCGGGAAGACGCGGCTGATCCGGGAGGCGTTACGGGATCCCGCCGTGCGGGGGCGGCGGGTGCTGCTCGGGGGGTGCCGGCCGCTGCGGGAGCCGTTTCCGTACGGGCCGGTGTTCGATCTGCTGCGGCATCTCGCCGGCGGCCTGCCACCCGCGCTGAACCCCGTCTGCGGTGCCCTGCGCGCGTATCTGCCCGAGCTGGCCGACCGGCTGCCGCCCGCGCCCGAGTTGCTCAGCGACTTACGGGCCCGGCGGCACCGGCTCTTCCGTGCCGTACGGGCCCTGCTGGACGCCGCCGGCGAGACCGTCATGGTGGTCGAGGATCTGCACTGGACCGACGACGGCACCCGCGACCTGCTTCGCTTCCTCGTCGACGATCCCCCCGACGGGCTGTCCGCCGTGCTCAGTTACCGTCGCGAGGACCTCCCCGGCAGCGGGCTGCCGCTGGGCCGCGCGTACCGGCAGCCGCCCGGCACCACCGCCGTCGTCATCCCCCTGCGTCCCCTCGACGTCCACGGCGTACGCGGCATGTTCACCGCCCTCACCGGCTCGGCGGAGTCGTCCGACGCCTTCACCGCCGAGCTGCACCGCCGTACCGCCGGCATCCCTTTCGTCGTCGAGGAAGTCGTACGCGCCCTGCCCACCGCCGAACACGACGCCCAACACGGCACCGAACAAGCCGCCTTCGCCCGCATGCCCGTCCCCACCCGCCTCCAGGAAGCCGTCGCCGACCGCGTGAGCGTGCTCTCCCCCGCCGCCGCCGACGCCGTACGGGCCGCCTCCGTCCTCCGCGTGCCCGCCGGCGAGGCGCTGATCGCCGCCGTCGTCCGCGGCACCCCCGGGCAGCCCGCCGCGCCCGCCGACTCCGCGGCCGTACGCGAGGCGCTGCGCGCCGGCGTGCTGCACGAGTGGGGCGAGGACCGCTACGGCTTCCGCCACGCCCTCGCCCAGCAGGCCGTCTACGCCGGTCTCCTCGGCCCCGACCGGCACCGCCTCCACCGGCAGGCGATGCGCGCCCTGGCCGCCGAGGACCCGCAGCCCCTCATCCAGCTCGCGTACCACGCGCGCCACGGCGGCGAGCCGGCCCAGTGGCAGCGCTACGCCGAGGCCGCCGCCTGCTCCGCGCGCGAGATGGGCGATCTGGCCCTCGCCGTGGGGGTGCTGGAGGAGCTGCTGTCGGACGGGCGGCTGGGCCGGCCCGAGTGCGCCCGTATCGCCGTCGACCTCAGCCGCGACGCCGTCGTCGGGCTCACCCACCACCGGGCCACCGCGCTGCTCCACGACATCGTCCGCGACGGCCACATCCCCGAAGCGGTACGCGGCGAGATCCGGCTCAACCTCGGCCTGCTCCTCTACAACCAGGCGGGACGCTACGAGGAGGGCCGCGTCAACACCGAGGTCGCCGTGGCGGAGCTGCACGCCCGGCCCGCGCTCGCCGCCCGCGGCATGGCGGCGCTCGCCATGCCGAGTTGGGGCGACCACCCGCGGCAGGTCTACGAGGCGTGGATCGCGCGGGCGGAGGCGCTGGTGGCGCACGAGTCCGACCCCGCGGTCCGTACCGCCGTCCGCGGCAACCACCTGGCCCTGCGCATGAGCCTCGGCGACCCCGCCGTCCGGGCCGAGGCCGACGGTCTCATCGCCGGCTCGGGACCCGGCACCCACCGCCGCCAAGTCGCCCGCGCCTGCGGCAACTTCGCCGACGCCGCCACCTGCCTCGGCCACTACCGGGCGGCGCAGCGCTACCGCGCTGAGGGGCGGCGGCTGGCGGCGGAGTGCGGGGCGGCCTTCCTCGAAGGCATCGTGGAGGGCACGGCGCTGCGCCTGGAGTGGTACGCGGGCCGCTGGCGGGGCCTCGCGGAGCGCTGCCGGCACACCCTCGACGCGGTGCAGGGCGTCTCCAGCATCGCCGCCGACGCGCACCTGGTGCTGGGGCTGCTGGCGTCGGCGCTGGGGGAGTGGGACGAGGCGGCGGCGGAGCTGGCGGCGGCCGGACTCGCCGACCCGCGCAACGCGCCCGCGCCGGTACTCGCCACCGCCGCCGGCGCCATGACCCGGCTGCTGGCCGCCCGCGGCGAGCCGGAGCGGGCGCGGGCGGAGGCGGAGCGGGGTCTCGCGCGGATCCGGCGCAAGGACATCTGGCCGTGGGCGGGCGACCTGGCGCCGCCGGCCGTCACCGCGCTCGTACGGGCCGGGGAGTTACGGGCCGCGGAGGAGGTCACGGCGGAGCTGGCGGCGGGCATCGCGGGCCGGGACGCGCCGCTGGCGGCGGCGGCGCTGCCGGCGTGCCGGGGGATCGTGGCGGCGGGGCACGGGCGGGCGGAGGAGGCGGCGGTGCTCTTCACGGCGGCGCAACGGGCGTACGGGGCCCTGCCGCAGCCGTACTCGGCGGCCCGCGCGGGCGAGGCGGCGGCCCGCTGCCGCCTCCCGGCGGCCGCCGGTCCCGAACCGGCGCGCGAACTCGCCGCGCTCGCCCAGCAGTTCACCGACCTCGGCGCCATCCGCGACGCCGCCCGCTGCCGCCGCGTGCTGCGCGGCCACAACGTACCGCTCCCCTCCCGCCGCGGCCGCCGCGGCTACGGTGACCAGCTCTCGCCGCGCGAGCGTGAAGTCGCCCGGCTCGTGGCGCTGGGCCGCACCAACCGGGAGATCGCCGACGTGCTGTATCTCTCCCCGCGCACCGTCGAGCAGCACGTGGCGAAGCTGCTGCGGAAGCTGCACGTCGGCTCGCGGTCGGAGGTGGCGGAGGCCGCGGGGCGGGCCGACGCCGCGGGACGCCCGGACGCCGCGCCGCGGCCGGGCGCGGGCAATTAA